The following proteins come from a genomic window of Nicotiana tomentosiformis chromosome 12, ASM39032v3, whole genome shotgun sequence:
- the LOC138903054 gene encoding uncharacterized protein encodes MIMRVDNEEAVFNVYKTIQLPRHYEKLSMIPVVEVDEQLLDTSVYLDDSLEKALMLFDNLIIDDEVVEMMHILDASCAYMQGIHPLLEKDVPFKFDDACLKAFEELKGSLVTAPIIISPDWAQPFELMCDASDIEIGAVLGQRRDKIFHSIYYASKSMNPDQMNYTVTKKELLAVKDAKPRLIRWVLFLQEFNLEIRDRKGIENQVVDHLSRLESRNHVDEGGSIKEIFTDEQLLTVTSGEAPWYAYYVNFIASRVTPLELTPDNRRGFLRDVRLYMWDEPFLYRQYADQLVRRMVYGKACHLPVELEHKAYWAIKTLNMEMDLVCEKRFLQLNELDEFQLHAYENAKLYKEKTKRWHGNHIQHREFEPGQEVLLFNSRLKLFPGKLKSRWSDPFEVVSVKPHRAVELRDISSNATFLVNGQRVKHYGVVTLHVTRPRWIW; translated from the exons atgattatgagggtggacaatgaGGAAGCAGTCTTTAATGTCTACAAaacaatccaacttccccgccactatgagaaGCTCTCTATGATAcctgttgtggaggtggatgagcaacttcttgacacgagtgtatatttAGATGACTCTTTAGAAAAAGCACTCATGTTGTTCGATAACTTGATTATTGATGATGAGGTTgtggagatgatgcatatcctagatgcatcatgtgcttacatgcaaggaatacaccc gcttcttgagaaagatgtccccttcaagtttgatgatgcttgtctgaaagcatttgaggagctgaagggaagtttggtgactgcaccaattatcatttcccCAGATTGGGCGcagccatttgagttgatgtgcgatgcaagtgacatagaaatcggagctgttttggggcaaaggagggataaaatctttcactccatttattatgcgagcaaatcTATGAATCCAgatcagatgaattatacagttactaaaaaagagttgcttgcagtg aaagatgccaagccgaggctgattcgttgggtcctcttCTTGCAAGAATTTAACTTAGAGATTCGAGATCGAAAAGGGATAGAAAATCAAGTGgttgatcacttgtccagattagaaagtcggaaccatgtagatgaaggagggtcaatcaaagaaatatTTACTGATGAGCAGTTATTaacagtcacctcaggtgaagccccatggtatgcatattatgtgaattttattgcaagtagggtgacgccactagaattgaCGCCTGACAATAGAAGAGGATTCTTACgtgatgtgaggctctacatgtgggatgagccattcttatataggcagtacgcagatcagttggtgcgaag gatggtttatgggaaggcatgccacttgcccgttgagcttgaacacaaagcctattgggcgattaaaacgctaaatatggagatggacttggtcTGTGAGAAGAGATttctacaactcaacgagcttgatgagtttcaaTTGCAtgcatatgaaaatgccaaattgtataaagaaaagaccaagagGTGGCATGGTAATcacatccaacatcgtgagtttgagccaggtcaagaagttctcttgtttaattcgaggctaaagctttttcccggaaagcttaaatctcgatggtcggatccttttgaagtggttagtgtgaaacctcatagGGCGGTGGAATTGCGTGATATAAGTtccaatgcgacattcttggtaaatggccagagagtaaaacactatggggtggtgacattgcacgtcacaagacctcgatgGATTTGGTGA